In Carcharodon carcharias isolate sCarCar2 chromosome 3, sCarCar2.pri, whole genome shotgun sequence, a single window of DNA contains:
- the mc4r gene encoding melanocortin receptor 4 isoform X2: protein MKSVINSFTNSSRSTGSSSGCYEQLWISTEVFLTLGIISLLANILVIAAIIKNKNLHSPMYFFICSLAVADMLVSVSNAWETIFIAMLKSRHLMARDSLIKSVDNVLDSIICTSLLASIWSLLAIALDRYITIFYALRYHNIVTVRRALMVIAGIWTACTVCGILFIVYSESTTVVICLITMFFTMLALMASLYVHMFMLARLHVKRIAALPGNGTIHQAANTKGAGTLTILLGVFVACWAPFFLHLTLIISCPRNPYCLCFMSHFNMYLILIMCNSVIDPLIYAFRSQEMRKTFQEIICCCGLRGLCDPTNKY from the exons ATGAAATCAGTAATAAACAGTTT CACCAACAGCTCGCGCAGTACTGGCTCCTCCTCGGGTTGCTATGAGCAACTGTGGATCTCGACGGAGGTCTTCCTGACGTTGGGGATCATCAGCCTCTTGGCAAACATTTTGGTCATTGCAGCTATCATCAAAAACAAGAACTTGCACTCTCCGATGTATTTTTTCATCTGCAGCTTAGCAGTAGCCGACATGCTGGTCAGTGTGTCCAATGCCTGGGAGACAATCTTCATCGCCATGTTGAAAAGCAGGCACTTAATGGCTCGAGACAGCTTGATCAAGAGTGTGGACAATGTGCTGGACTCCATAATCTGTACCTCTCTTCTTGCCTCCATTTGGAGCTTGCTGGCCATCGCTCTTGACAGGTACATCACCATCTTCTACGCTCTGCGCTATCACAACATCGTGACAGTGAGAAGGGCCCTGATGGTTATTGCTGGCATCTGGACAGCTTGCACCGTCTGTGGGATCCTGTTCATTGTTTATTCGGAGAGCACCACAGTCGTCATCTGCCTCATCACCATGTTCTTCACCATGCTCGCCCTCATGGCTTCGCTCTATGTTCACATGTTCATGCTGGCCCGCTTGCATGTCAAACGTATCGCCGCCCTGCCTGGCAATGGTACCATTCACCAAGCGGCCAACACGAAAGGGGCTGGCACGCTGACCATCCTCCTGGGTGTCTTTGTCGCCTGCTGGGCTCCCTTCTTCCTGCACCTCACTCTCATTATCTCCTGCCCACGAAACCCATACTGTCTCTGCTTCATGTCGCATTTCAACATGTATTTAATCCTCATCATGTGCAACTCGGTCATCGACCCCCTCATCTACGCTTTCCGCAGCCAGGAGATGCGGAAGACATTCCAAGAAATAATCTGCTGTTGCGGTCTGCGGGGTCTCTGTGACCCGACGAATAAATATTAA
- the mc4r gene encoding melanocortin receptor 4 isoform X1, which yields MNSSLYHGPTRTPHLRNHSITGFTSTNSSRSTGSSSGCYEQLWISTEVFLTLGIISLLANILVIAAIIKNKNLHSPMYFFICSLAVADMLVSVSNAWETIFIAMLKSRHLMARDSLIKSVDNVLDSIICTSLLASIWSLLAIALDRYITIFYALRYHNIVTVRRALMVIAGIWTACTVCGILFIVYSESTTVVICLITMFFTMLALMASLYVHMFMLARLHVKRIAALPGNGTIHQAANTKGAGTLTILLGVFVACWAPFFLHLTLIISCPRNPYCLCFMSHFNMYLILIMCNSVIDPLIYAFRSQEMRKTFQEIICCCGLRGLCDPTNKY from the coding sequence ATGAACTCATCATTGTACCATGGCCCGACCAGGACTCCTCACCTCAGAAACCACAGCATTACGGGATTTACCAGCACCAACAGCTCGCGCAGTACTGGCTCCTCCTCGGGTTGCTATGAGCAACTGTGGATCTCGACGGAGGTCTTCCTGACGTTGGGGATCATCAGCCTCTTGGCAAACATTTTGGTCATTGCAGCTATCATCAAAAACAAGAACTTGCACTCTCCGATGTATTTTTTCATCTGCAGCTTAGCAGTAGCCGACATGCTGGTCAGTGTGTCCAATGCCTGGGAGACAATCTTCATCGCCATGTTGAAAAGCAGGCACTTAATGGCTCGAGACAGCTTGATCAAGAGTGTGGACAATGTGCTGGACTCCATAATCTGTACCTCTCTTCTTGCCTCCATTTGGAGCTTGCTGGCCATCGCTCTTGACAGGTACATCACCATCTTCTACGCTCTGCGCTATCACAACATCGTGACAGTGAGAAGGGCCCTGATGGTTATTGCTGGCATCTGGACAGCTTGCACCGTCTGTGGGATCCTGTTCATTGTTTATTCGGAGAGCACCACAGTCGTCATCTGCCTCATCACCATGTTCTTCACCATGCTCGCCCTCATGGCTTCGCTCTATGTTCACATGTTCATGCTGGCCCGCTTGCATGTCAAACGTATCGCCGCCCTGCCTGGCAATGGTACCATTCACCAAGCGGCCAACACGAAAGGGGCTGGCACGCTGACCATCCTCCTGGGTGTCTTTGTCGCCTGCTGGGCTCCCTTCTTCCTGCACCTCACTCTCATTATCTCCTGCCCACGAAACCCATACTGTCTCTGCTTCATGTCGCATTTCAACATGTATTTAATCCTCATCATGTGCAACTCGGTCATCGACCCCCTCATCTACGCTTTCCGCAGCCAGGAGATGCGGAAGACATTCCAAGAAATAATCTGCTGTTGCGGTCTGCGGGGTCTCTGTGACCCGACGAATAAATATTAA